Proteins from one Erpetoichthys calabaricus chromosome 1 unlocalized genomic scaffold, fErpCal1.3 SUPER_1_unloc_22, whole genome shotgun sequence genomic window:
- the LOC127526367 gene encoding NACHT, LRR and PYD domains-containing protein 3-like yields the protein MAPCSLNLQKFRGYESLDPGSSSLSHILGLGLHDTHKNGESTRNLDHQASPGHPHTRAVGFETQYPDLIVIKQYKRTYNEKVHEFEKTGRQQAELIEEETEEKYMRIWAEQLFRRSAGSEIDSNIVVVSGMAGIGKTTMVQKIMFDWARGIQYQRFAFVFLFKFRELNLLDTETEPQMSLTRLVVRHYKYLNDPRLKEILQKPESLLFIFDGLDEYKHKLDFTQWQLCSDPDDDFPIHILVTSLVRRTLLKGCTVLITSRPSALETLDMKSFDRFVWLKGFFPEQLLMYFKKFFGDTDQGSEAFHYVEKNPILYAMCFNPSYCWIICSVLKSQFMTPEEERGAAPRTITELLVMFLRNILTNHKREAKDQREILVKLGKMAYYGVANKILVFYDKSEMSTFGLQPVLSSLFLSEFLKEILQTESTLEHTTYTFYNHTLQEFMAALSFYLDPSGGIEELLEKLDSCNDGRFQILTRFLAGLARPSMFKALREVLGEFERKTAKQILEWVKKKAEGALRGEDKSEALRVCQWLCETQNKRLIRDAIGKDLKMEFNDMILSLLDCAVLGSVISCCGELEELNLSETPLSSRCIRILVPGLICCRLVNLRSCDLTLECCSFLTWALTDEHSRLTELDLTNNSLDDDAVFEICEGLSDPNCKLKKLSLSDCHLTSGCCSDLSSALSYEHSRLTKLKLSHNNLGYSGVTKLCKGLRSENCKLEILSLNCCELTSGCCSALSSALSDENSTLNELNLSKNELGDSGVEQLCEGLKSENCKLEKLRLIECHLTSTCCSALSSVLSSEHSHLTELDLSDNKLEDLGVEQLCEGLRSENCKLKLLGLSECGLTSGCCSALSSALSTPHSPLTDLDLNDNQLGDSGVDQLCEGLRSENCKLEHLGLSECGLTSGCCSALSLALSAPHSPLTDLDLNYNQLGDSGVDQLCEGLRSENCKLEHLGVFCVGISEEMERTLTSLQEELSRSGRLVKIIREE from the exons GCCTccatgacacacacaaaaacgGTGAATCGACAAGAAATCTGGATCATCAGGCTTCTCCTGGACATCCACACACCAGAGCTGTGGGCTTTGAAACTCAATACCCAGACCTGATTGTCATTAAACAGTACAAAAGAACCTACAATGAGAAGGTCCATGAATTTGAGAAGACGGGGAGACAACAAGCAGAGCTGATAGAggaggaaacagaagagaaatatatgcGAATCTGGGCTGAGCAGCTTTTTAGGAGGAGTGCTGGAAGTGAGATAGACTCTAACATTGTAGTGGTCAGTGGGATGGCTGGAATTGGGAAGACCACCATGGTGCAGAAGATCATGTTTGACTGGGCCAGAGGCATTCAGTACCAGAGGTTTGCATTTGTGTTCCTGTTTAAATTCAGGGAGCTCAACCTACTAGACACAGAGACAGAACCCCAGATGTCTCTGACCAGGCTGgttgtaaggcactataaatatcTCAATGACCCAAGACTGAAGGAAATCTTGCAGAAACCAGAATCTCTCCTCTTTATATTTGATGGTCTGGATGAGTACAAACACAAATTGGACTTCACACAGTGGCAGCTCTGCTCAGACCCAGATGACGACTTCCCTATCCACATCCTGGTCACCAGCCTGGTCAGAAGAACATTACTGAAGGGCTGCACAGTTTTAATCACAAGTAGACCATCAGCCCTGGAGACTCTGGACATGAAGAGTTTTGATCGATTTGTATGGCTCAAGGGGTTCTTCCCTGAACAATTGCTGATGTACTTTAAGAAGTTCTTTGGTGACACTGATCAGGGCTCTGAGGCTTTTCATTATGTGGAGAAGAACCCCATTCTGTACGCCATGTGCTTCAACCCCTCGTACTGCTGGATTATCTGCTCTGTGCTGAAAAGCCAGTTCATGACACCTGAAGAAGAAAGAGGAGCTGCCCCCAGAACTATCACCGAGCTCTTGGTGATGTTCCTTCGCAACATCCTCACCAATCACAAGCGAGAAGCCAAAGATCAGCGAGAGATTCTGGTCAAACTAGGAAAGATGGCTTATTATGGGGTGGCTAACAAGATTCTTGTGTTTTATGACAAGTCTGAGATGTCCACCTTTGGTCTCCAGCCAGTCCTGTCCTCTCTGTTCCTCTCAGAGTTCCTTAAAGAAATCCTTCAGACAGAAAGCACTCTGGAGCACACAACCTACACATTCTACAACCACACTCTGCAGGAGTTCATGGCTGCCTTATCATTTTATCTCGATCCATCAGGAGGCATTGAGGAGCTGCTTGAGAAGCTAGACTCATGTAACGATGGCCGGTTTCAGATTCTCACTCGATTTTTAGCAGGACTGGCCAGACCTTCTATGTTTAAAGCACTGAGAGAAGTCCTGGGAGAGTTTGAGAGGAAGACAGCAAAGCAAATACTGGAGTGGGTGAAGAAGAAAGCTGAAGGGGCACTGAGAGGTGAAGATAAAAGTGAAGCTCTGCGAGTGTGTCAGTGGCTTTGTGAGACTCAGAATAAGAGATTAATCCGAGACGCCATTGGGAAGGATTTAAAGATGGAGTTTAATGATATGATTTTAAGTCTTCTggactgtgctgtgctgggctCTGTCATCAGCTGCTGTGGAGAACTTGAGGAGCTCAACCTGTCAGAGACACCACTGTCCTCACGGTGCATCAGGATCCTGGTGCCGGGACTCATCTGCTGCAGACTTGTCAA ccTGAGGTCATGTGATCTCACCCTTGAATGTTGCTCATTTCTGACCTGGGCTCTTACTGATGAACACTCACGACTGACTGAGCTGGACCTGACCAACAACAGCCTGGATGATGATGCAGTGTTTGAGATCTGTGAGGGGCTGAGTGACCCAAACTGTAAATTAAAGAAGCTGAg CCTGTCTGATTGTCATCTCACCTCTGGATGTTGCTCAGATCTCTCCTCAGCTCTCTCTTATGAACACTCACGACTGACTAAGCTGAAGCTGAGCCACAACAACCTGGGGTATTCAGGGGTGACCAAGCTGTGTAAGGGGCTGAGGAGCGAAAACTGTAAATTAGAGATATTGAG TCTGAACTGTTGTGAACTCACCTCTggatgttgctcagctctctcctcggcTCTCTCTGATGAAAACTCAACACTGAATGAGCTGAACCTGAGCAAGAATGAACTGGGGGATTCGGGAGTGGAGCAACTGTGTGAGGGGCTGAAGAGTGAAAACTGTAAACTGGAGAAACTGAG ACTGATTGAATGTCATCTCACCTCCAcatgttgctcagctctctcctcggtTCTCTCTTCTGAACATTCTCACCTGACTGAACTGGACCTAAGCGACAATAAACTGGAGGATTTAGGAGTGGAGCAactgtgtgaggggctgaggagtgaaaactgcaaattaaaaCTACTGGG GCTGTCTGAATGTGGTCTCACCTCTGGATGTTGTTCAGCTCTCTCCTCGGCTCTCTCTACTCCACACTCACCACTGACTGATCTGGACCTGAATGACAATCAACTGGGGGATTCAGGAGtggatcagctgtgtgaggggctgaggagtgaaaactgcaaattagaaCACCTGGG GCTGTCTGAATGTGGTCTCACCTCTGGATGTTGTTCAGCTCTCTCCTTGGCTCTCTCTGCTCCACACTCGCCATTGACTGATCTGGATCTGAATTACAATCAACTGGGGGATTCAGGAGtggatcagctgtgtgaggggctgaggagtgaaaactgcaaattagaaCACCTGGG